The Elaeis guineensis isolate ETL-2024a chromosome 14, EG11, whole genome shotgun sequence genome has a segment encoding these proteins:
- the LOC105061353 gene encoding isocitrate dehydrogenase [NADP]-like has translation MPYGWRISGRRSSIDEKCSNSLQIIIHRAELANRWSADCAAYATTHSIGVSNEKWEEGKDEDVELEVFNFTSAGGVALSMYNIDKSIHAFIESSMVTAYQKKWPLYLSTKNTILKKYGGRFKDIFQELYVAEWKSKFEAAGIWYEHRHIDDMVAYALKSEGGYVWACKNYDGDVQSDFLAQGMP, from the exons ATGCCATATGGCTGGCGAATCTCCGGCCGGCGCTCCTCCATTGATGAGAAGTGCAGCAACTCACTCCAGATCATCATCCATCGGGCCGAACTTGCTAATAGGTGGTCGGCTGATTGCGCGGCGTATGCGACGACGCACTCGATAGGGGTTTCGAACGAGAAGTGGGAAG AGGGAAAAGATGAGGATGTTGAACTAGAGGTGTTCAACTTTACCAGTGCTGGAGGAGTTGCCTTATCCATGTATAATATTGATAAG TCAATTCATGCCTTTATTGAATCTTCAATGGTTACTGCTTACCAGAAAAAGTGGCCACTTTATCTTAGCACCAAAAATaccattttgaaaaaatatggtgGAAG GTTTAAGGACATATTCCAGGAGCTATATGTAGCTGAATGGAAATCCAAGTTTGAGGCTGCAGGAATTTG GTATGAACATCGCCACATTGATGACATGGTTGCCTATGCACTTAAGAGTGAAGGTGGCTATGTATGGGCTTGCAAGAATTATGATGGAGACGTACAGAGTGATTTCTTGGCTCAAG GTATGCCGTGA